In Streptomyces nodosus, one DNA window encodes the following:
- a CDS encoding LLM class F420-dependent oxidoreductase, with product MQLGINLGYWGAGMDADNLAVAQEADRLGYAVCWAAEAYGSDAATVLSWVASRTERIDVGSAIFQIPARQPAMTAMTAATLDSLSGGRFRLGLGVSGPQVSEGWYGVKFDKPLARTREYVEIVRKAMSRERLSHEGEHWTLPLPGGPGKPLRLTVHPEREHIPLYIAAIGPKNLEQTGEIADGALLIFPSAEHLEETAVSHLRAGREKAGKTLDGFDICPTLPLALGEDKDVAALADTFRPYTALYVGGMGSRKQNFYNRLAGRMGYEKEAAEIQDKYLSGDKQGAAAAVPHELIDRTTLLGSVDRIADRMKAYAAAGVTTLTLAPAGFTLEERIASLRAGSEALERAGLA from the coding sequence ATGCAGCTCGGGATCAATCTCGGCTACTGGGGCGCCGGAATGGACGCGGACAACCTTGCCGTGGCCCAGGAGGCCGACCGGCTCGGGTACGCGGTGTGCTGGGCCGCCGAGGCATACGGCTCGGACGCGGCCACCGTGCTCTCCTGGGTCGCCTCCCGGACCGAACGCATCGACGTCGGCTCCGCCATCTTCCAGATCCCGGCCCGCCAGCCGGCGATGACCGCGATGACCGCCGCCACCCTCGACTCGCTCTCCGGCGGCCGCTTCCGCCTCGGCCTGGGCGTCTCCGGGCCGCAGGTCTCCGAGGGCTGGTACGGCGTCAAGTTCGACAAGCCGCTGGCCCGCACCCGGGAGTACGTGGAGATCGTACGGAAGGCGATGAGCCGTGAGCGGCTGTCGCACGAGGGCGAGCACTGGACCCTCCCGCTGCCCGGCGGCCCCGGCAAGCCGCTGCGGCTGACCGTGCACCCCGAGCGCGAGCACATCCCGCTGTACATCGCCGCGATCGGCCCCAAGAACCTGGAACAGACCGGTGAGATCGCCGACGGGGCCCTGCTCATCTTCCCCTCGGCCGAGCACCTCGAGGAGACCGCGGTCAGTCATCTGCGAGCGGGGCGGGAGAAGGCCGGCAAGACCCTCGACGGCTTCGACATCTGTCCCACGCTCCCGCTCGCGCTCGGCGAGGACAAGGACGTGGCCGCGCTGGCCGACACCTTCCGCCCCTACACCGCCCTGTACGTCGGCGGCATGGGCAGCCGGAAGCAGAACTTCTACAACCGGCTCGCCGGGCGCATGGGATACGAGAAGGAGGCCGCCGAGATCCAGGACAAGTATCTGTCCGGCGACAAGCAGGGCGCCGCGGCGGCCGTCCCGCACGAGCTGATCGACCGGACCACCCTGCTGGGCTCCGTGGACCGCATCGCCGACCGGATGAAGGCCTATGCCGCGGCCGGCGTCACCACCCTCACCCTCGCGCCAGCGGGCTTCACCTTGGAGGAGCGGATCGCCTCGCTCCGGGCCGGCTCGGAGGCCCTGGAGCGGGCCGGACTGGCCTGA
- a CDS encoding ferritin family protein codes for MLSARGLFQEILDNDESFRLFCSIAASGEAQGGWENGRIAALVPESERALAPKIARHGADEDKHGRIFEALMRKRGLKPAPVPAETDYTMLLERRGIGLAHAKLRSDQPLAVRDVVTYLAHSRVTEQRAAEQMLMLRRRFADHPEIGRAVRMISVDEENHLAYCHEELLRFTASGHGRFIRRTLRECAFAEIRVHRDVSLAVMARMGRILGWSEARSKALAAGIRAVYAYERLAGWRRMTTLRMPERRDALGGPPAPAAEFA; via the coding sequence ATGCTGTCGGCCAGAGGCCTGTTCCAGGAGATCCTCGACAACGACGAGTCCTTCCGGCTGTTCTGCTCCATCGCGGCCAGCGGGGAAGCGCAGGGCGGCTGGGAGAACGGGCGGATCGCCGCGCTCGTCCCGGAGAGCGAGCGCGCCCTCGCCCCGAAGATCGCCCGCCATGGCGCGGACGAGGACAAGCACGGGCGGATCTTCGAGGCACTGATGCGGAAGCGTGGTCTGAAACCCGCCCCGGTCCCCGCCGAGACCGACTACACCATGCTCCTGGAACGCCGGGGCATCGGCCTGGCCCACGCGAAACTCAGGTCCGACCAGCCGCTCGCCGTACGGGACGTCGTGACCTATCTGGCACACAGCAGGGTCACCGAACAGCGCGCCGCCGAACAGATGCTGATGCTCCGCAGACGCTTCGCGGACCACCCGGAGATCGGCCGGGCGGTCCGTATGATCTCCGTCGACGAGGAGAACCACCTCGCCTACTGCCACGAGGAACTGCTGCGCTTCACGGCCTCGGGACACGGCCGGTTCATCCGGCGGACGCTGCGCGAGTGCGCGTTCGCCGAGATCCGCGTCCACCGTGACGTCAGCCTCGCGGTCATGGCCCGTATGGGGCGCATCCTCGGCTGGTCCGAGGCCAGGTCGAAGGCGCTCGCGGCGGGCATCCGCGCGGTGTACGCCTATGAGCGGCTGGCGGGCTGGCGGCGGATGACCACCCTGAGGATGCCGGAGCGGCGCGACGCACTCGGAGGTCCCCCCGCCCCGGCGGCCGAGTTCGCCTGA
- the corA gene encoding magnesium/cobalt transporter CorA, whose translation MIIDCAIYRDGRRTAGPEDLSDALAEARASSDAFLWIGLHEPTRDEFGRVTEEFGLHPLAVEDALKAHQRPKLEVYNDSLFVVLKPVSYEPHSDTVSTGELMIFLGDSFVVTVRHGSDVPLGPVRSHLEEQPETLRHGPTGVLYSVADSVVDHYLDVATELQTDLEELEAEVFSPSGGGSRHTASRIYSFKRQVLEFRRATGPLAAPLARLAGQGTYGATVPFVQERSRPFFRDVTDHLARVNESVEALDRLVSDILSAHLAQMSVRQNDDMRKISAWAAMAAVPTMIAGIYGMNFAHMPELHWLWSYPVVIVVMAMLEVLLYRLFKRRGWM comes from the coding sequence GTGATCATCGACTGCGCCATTTACCGCGACGGGCGGCGCACGGCGGGTCCCGAGGACCTCTCCGACGCCCTGGCCGAGGCGCGCGCCTCGTCGGACGCGTTCCTGTGGATCGGTCTGCACGAGCCGACCAGGGACGAGTTCGGCCGGGTCACCGAGGAGTTCGGGCTCCATCCGCTGGCCGTCGAGGACGCCCTGAAGGCGCACCAGCGGCCCAAGCTGGAGGTGTACAACGACTCCCTGTTCGTGGTCCTCAAACCGGTGTCGTACGAGCCGCACAGCGACACCGTCTCCACCGGAGAACTGATGATATTCCTCGGTGACTCCTTCGTGGTCACCGTGCGCCATGGCTCGGATGTGCCGCTCGGGCCCGTCCGGAGCCACCTCGAGGAACAGCCGGAGACGCTGCGCCACGGCCCGACGGGGGTGCTCTACTCGGTCGCGGACTCGGTCGTCGACCACTACCTCGATGTCGCCACCGAACTCCAGACGGACCTGGAGGAGCTGGAGGCGGAGGTCTTCTCGCCCTCCGGCGGCGGGTCGCGGCACACGGCCTCCCGGATCTACAGCTTCAAGCGGCAGGTCCTGGAGTTCCGGCGGGCGACCGGCCCGCTGGCGGCGCCCCTGGCCCGGCTGGCGGGACAGGGGACGTACGGGGCGACGGTGCCGTTCGTCCAGGAGCGCTCGCGCCCCTTCTTCCGTGATGTCACCGACCATCTGGCCCGGGTGAACGAGTCCGTGGAGGCCCTGGACCGGCTGGTCTCGGACATCCTGTCCGCGCATCTGGCGCAGATGAGCGTGCGGCAGAACGACGACATGCGGAAGATCTCGGCCTGGGCGGCGATGGCCGCGGTCCCCACCATGATCGCGGGAATCTACGGGATGAACTTCGCCCACATGCCGGAGCTGCACTGGCTCTGGTCGTACCCCGTGGTGATCGTGGTGATGGCGATGCTGGAGGTCCTGCTGTACCGGCTGTTCAAGCGGCGGGGCTGGATGTAG
- a CDS encoding PAC2 family protein, translating into MIELEGVPELIDPVMVAAFEGWNDAGDAASTAVAHLDREWKGEVFAALDAEDYYDFQVNRPTVFMEAGVRRITWPTTRLSVVRIGGDKPRDLVLVRGIEPSMRWRSFCNELLGFAHELGVELVVILGALLGDTPHTRPVPISGTTSDPDLARRMDLEETKYEGPTGIVGVLQEACTHAGVPAVSLWAAVPHYVSQPPNPKATLALLNRLEDLLDLRVPLGELPEDARAWQLGVDQLAAEDSEVAEYVQTLEEARDTAELPEASGEAIAREFERYLRRRDVGPPGGHATADGGDGGSYRREGPGGRTRPPKPPRPGGEDEDSSED; encoded by the coding sequence GTGATCGAGCTCGAGGGGGTACCCGAGCTGATCGACCCGGTCATGGTGGCCGCGTTCGAGGGCTGGAACGATGCCGGCGACGCCGCCTCCACCGCGGTCGCGCATCTGGACAGGGAATGGAAGGGCGAGGTGTTCGCGGCGCTGGACGCCGAGGACTACTACGACTTCCAGGTCAACCGCCCCACCGTGTTCATGGAGGCCGGGGTCCGCAGGATCACCTGGCCCACGACCCGGCTCTCGGTGGTCCGCATCGGCGGGGACAAGCCCCGCGACCTGGTGCTGGTCCGCGGGATCGAACCGTCGATGCGCTGGCGCTCGTTCTGCAACGAGTTGCTGGGCTTCGCCCATGAACTGGGCGTGGAACTGGTGGTGATCCTCGGCGCTCTGCTCGGCGACACCCCGCACACACGTCCGGTACCCATCAGCGGGACCACGTCCGATCCGGACCTGGCCCGCCGGATGGATCTGGAGGAGACCAAGTACGAGGGCCCCACGGGCATCGTGGGGGTCCTCCAGGAGGCGTGCACGCACGCGGGCGTCCCGGCGGTCTCGCTGTGGGCGGCGGTCCCGCACTATGTGTCGCAGCCTCCGAACCCCAAGGCCACGCTGGCCCTGCTGAACCGGCTGGAGGATCTCCTCGATCTGCGGGTCCCGCTCGGTGAGCTGCCGGAGGACGCGCGCGCCTGGCAGCTCGGTGTGGACCAGCTGGCCGCCGAGGACAGCGAGGTCGCGGAGTACGTCCAGACGCTGGAGGAGGCCCGGGACACCGCCGAGCTGCCGGAGGCCTCGGGCGAGGCGATCGCCCGCGAGTTCGAACGGTATCTGCGGCGCCGGGACGTCGGTCCGCCGGGCGGTCACGCCACCGCGGACGGCGGTGACGGCGGCTCCTACCGGCGGGAGGGCCCCGGGGGCCGTACCCGCCCGCCGAAGCCGCCGCGGCCGGGCGGCGAGGACGAGGACTCCTCGGAGGACTGA
- a CDS encoding histidine phosphatase family protein, whose translation MPTLILVRHGRSTANTAGLLAGWTPGVTLDERGTTQAAALPGRLDGLPLAEVVTSPLERCQETVRPLLDSRPGLPVHTDERIGECHYGDWSGRKLAELKDEPLMEVVQAHPSTAAFPGGESMRAMQTRAAEAVREWNARVERDHGPDAVYLMCSHGDIIKSLVADALGLHLDLFQRISVEPCSVTVIRYTRLRPFLVRLGDTGDFTSLVPRAEPPGSDATVGGGAGAP comes from the coding sequence ATGCCCACGTTGATCCTCGTCCGGCACGGACGCTCCACCGCCAACACCGCGGGACTCCTCGCCGGCTGGACGCCCGGCGTCACCCTCGACGAGCGCGGCACCACGCAGGCCGCCGCCCTGCCCGGGCGGCTCGACGGGCTTCCGCTCGCCGAGGTCGTCACCAGCCCCCTCGAACGTTGCCAGGAGACCGTCCGGCCGCTGCTGGACTCCCGCCCCGGACTGCCCGTCCACACCGACGAGCGGATCGGCGAGTGCCACTACGGCGACTGGTCCGGCCGCAAGCTCGCCGAACTGAAGGACGAGCCGCTGATGGAGGTCGTCCAGGCCCACCCCTCGACGGCCGCGTTCCCCGGCGGTGAGTCGATGCGGGCCATGCAGACCCGCGCGGCGGAGGCGGTACGGGAGTGGAACGCGCGCGTGGAGCGCGACCACGGACCCGACGCGGTGTATCTGATGTGCTCGCACGGCGACATCATCAAGTCACTCGTCGCGGACGCGCTCGGACTCCATCTCGACCTGTTCCAGCGGATCTCCGTGGAGCCCTGCTCCGTCACCGTGATCCGCTACACCCGGCTGCGGCCGTTCCTCGTCCGCCTCGGGGACACCGGCGACTTCACCTCCCTCGTGCCCCGTGCGGAGCCCCCCGGTTCGGACGCCACGGTCGGGGGCGGTGCGGGCGCACCGTGA
- a CDS encoding SCO1664 family protein — protein MSAPERIPPRSVSTAQLLATGELTVVGRIREASNAALYCTISLDGREAACIYKPIAGERPLWDFPDGTLAEREVAAYEVSEATGWGLVPPTVLRDGPYGRGMCQLWIEGQPGAELLALVDAEEPEDGWRAVAPADLGDGRTALLVHADDVRLRRLAVLDAVINNADRKGGHLLPSDDGHLYGIDHGVTFHTENKLRTLLWGWAGDALTGEAVEVLKALRDALADGGALAARLAPLITPVELDATRGRVDALLESGTHPQPTEEWPAIPWPPV, from the coding sequence ATGTCCGCGCCAGAACGGATACCGCCGCGGAGCGTGAGCACGGCCCAACTGCTCGCCACCGGCGAGCTGACCGTGGTCGGACGCATCCGTGAGGCGTCCAACGCGGCGCTGTACTGCACGATCTCCCTCGACGGCCGGGAGGCCGCCTGCATCTACAAGCCGATCGCCGGTGAGCGGCCCCTGTGGGACTTCCCGGACGGCACGCTGGCCGAGCGTGAGGTCGCCGCCTACGAGGTCTCCGAGGCGACCGGCTGGGGGCTGGTGCCGCCCACCGTGCTGCGGGACGGACCGTACGGCCGGGGCATGTGCCAGCTGTGGATCGAGGGGCAGCCGGGAGCCGAACTGCTCGCCCTGGTGGACGCCGAGGAACCGGAGGACGGCTGGCGCGCCGTCGCACCCGCCGACCTCGGCGACGGCAGGACGGCCCTGCTGGTGCACGCCGACGACGTCCGGCTGCGACGGCTCGCCGTGCTCGACGCGGTCATCAACAACGCCGACCGCAAGGGCGGCCATCTGCTGCCCTCCGACGACGGGCACCTCTACGGCATCGACCACGGGGTCACCTTCCACACCGAGAACAAGCTGCGCACCCTGCTGTGGGGCTGGGCGGGGGACGCCCTGACGGGGGAGGCGGTCGAGGTGCTCAAGGCCCTGAGGGACGCCCTCGCCGACGGCGGCGCCCTGGCCGCCCGGCTGGCACCGCTGATCACCCCCGTCGAACTCGACGCCACCCGCGGCCGGGTCGACGCCCTCCTGGAGTCGGGCACCCATCCGCAACCGACCGAGGAATGGCCGGCCATCCCCTGGCCCCCGGTATGA
- a CDS encoding aldo/keto reductase, with the protein MEQRHLGRTGLRVSRIGLGTLTWGRDTDEHDAAEQLKVFWEAGGTLVDTADVYGDGKAEHVLGRLLDRVARRDLVVSTKAGSVPDPDRRFDGSRGHLLAALDGSLARLGTDYVDLWHLHAFDPHTPLEETLQALDLAVASGRARYAGVSNFCGWQFAKAATWQLAAPGIRTRIASTQMEYSLLQRGVEREVLPAALDLGVGLLPSSPLGRGVLTGKYRQATPADSRGGSDHMALFVAPYLDDTANGIVDAVQTAADGLATTPLQVALAWVRDRPGVVAPIVGARTVQQLTAALSVEALSLPDEICRALDDVSAPVHRYPDHDWSTL; encoded by the coding sequence ATGGAGCAGAGGCATCTCGGCCGTACCGGCCTTCGTGTGTCCCGGATCGGACTCGGCACCCTGACCTGGGGGCGCGACACGGACGAGCACGACGCCGCGGAGCAGTTGAAGGTGTTCTGGGAAGCGGGCGGGACCCTCGTCGACACGGCGGACGTCTATGGGGACGGGAAGGCCGAGCATGTGCTCGGGCGGCTTCTGGACCGGGTCGCGCGCCGTGACCTGGTCGTCTCGACGAAGGCGGGAAGCGTGCCGGACCCCGACCGCCGCTTCGACGGTTCCCGCGGTCATCTGCTCGCCGCGCTCGACGGGTCGCTCGCCCGTCTCGGCACGGACTATGTCGATCTGTGGCACCTCCATGCCTTCGACCCCCACACCCCGCTGGAGGAGACCCTTCAGGCACTCGACCTGGCGGTCGCCAGCGGGCGCGCGCGGTATGCGGGCGTGTCCAACTTCTGCGGCTGGCAGTTCGCGAAGGCGGCGACCTGGCAGCTCGCGGCGCCGGGCATCCGGACCCGAATCGCCAGTACCCAGATGGAGTACTCGCTGTTGCAGCGGGGCGTGGAGCGGGAGGTGCTGCCCGCGGCGCTGGACCTGGGGGTCGGTCTGCTGCCGTCCTCGCCGCTGGGCCGCGGGGTGCTCACCGGCAAGTACCGCCAGGCGACACCGGCCGACTCCCGTGGGGGATCGGATCACATGGCCCTGTTCGTCGCGCCCTATCTGGACGACACCGCGAACGGCATCGTCGACGCGGTGCAGACCGCCGCCGACGGGCTCGCGACCACTCCGCTCCAGGTGGCGCTGGCCTGGGTCCGCGACCGGCCGGGGGTGGTGGCCCCGATCGTCGGCGCGCGCACCGTGCAGCAGCTCACCGCGGCGTTGTCGGTGGAGGCCCTTAGTCTTCCTGACGAGATCTGCCGGGCGCTGGACGATGTGTCGGCCCCGGTGCACCGCTATCCCGATCATGACTGGAGCACGCTGTGA
- a CDS encoding DUF3090 domain-containing protein: MSRQVFLYDPPDRFVAGTVGLPGRRTFFLQASAGHRVTSVALEKTQVAALAERMDELLDEVVRRSGGSAAVPAVAPTEVADTAPLDAPIEEEFRVGTMALAWDGEEQRMIVEAQALVELDAESEEDLAEAEERLLQDEENGPPMLRVRLTGAQARAFAKRALDVVNAGRPPCPLCSLPLDPEGHVCPRQNGYRRGA, translated from the coding sequence GTGTCCCGTCAGGTGTTCCTCTACGACCCCCCGGACCGCTTCGTGGCCGGCACGGTCGGGCTGCCCGGGCGCCGTACCTTCTTCCTACAGGCCTCGGCCGGACACCGGGTGACCAGCGTGGCCCTGGAGAAGACCCAGGTCGCGGCGCTCGCCGAACGCATGGACGAGCTTCTCGACGAGGTCGTGCGCCGCAGTGGCGGCAGCGCGGCGGTGCCCGCCGTGGCCCCCACGGAGGTCGCGGACACGGCCCCGCTGGACGCCCCCATCGAGGAGGAGTTCCGCGTCGGCACCATGGCTCTGGCCTGGGACGGCGAGGAGCAGCGCATGATCGTCGAGGCTCAGGCCCTCGTCGAACTGGACGCCGAGTCCGAGGAGGACCTCGCCGAGGCCGAGGAGCGGCTGCTCCAGGACGAGGAGAACGGTCCGCCGATGCTCCGGGTCCGGCTCACCGGTGCCCAGGCCAGGGCCTTCGCCAAACGCGCCCTCGACGTCGTCAACGCCGGGCGGCCGCCGTGCCCCCTGTGCAGTCTCCCGCTCGACCCGGAAGGACACGTATGTCCGCGCCAGAACGGATACCGCCGCGGAGCGTGA
- a CDS encoding glycerol-3-phosphate dehydrogenase/oxidase: MTTLQHVPALGTHPAYGAGPSRAETREQLSKATYDLLVIGGGILGISTAWHAAQSGLRVALVDAGDFAGATSSASSKLLHGGLRYLQTGAVKLVAENHFERRAVSRQVAPHLAHPLTFYLPVYKGGPHGAAKLGAGVLAYSALSAFGDGVGHLLSPARARQDVPELRTENLKAVAVYGDDQMNDARMALMTVRAAVDAGAVVLNHARVTGLRFTRGRVTGAEVEDGLTGDEFGVDARLVLNATGPWVDHLRRLEDAAAAPSIRLSKGVHLVLRRTSPWRAALATPIDKYRITFALPWEDMLLLGTTDEVYEGDPAEVTPAEKDIAQILDEAAFSVRDQQLKRDLITYAFAGLRVLPGGPGDTAKAKRETVVTEGRGGMLSVAGGKWTTFRHIGRTVMKKLESLPGRPLGQDFEPVSALPKRLPLPGIANPRAVAHRLVADGPAPGPRMAPDTARHLATHYGSLAFDIARLANENPELAARIHPDAPEILAQVVYARDHEWAETVDDVLRRRTTLTVRGLATGEVRGTVQDLLDRR; the protein is encoded by the coding sequence ATGACCACCCTGCAGCATGTCCCGGCTCTCGGGACGCACCCGGCGTACGGCGCCGGCCCGAGCCGTGCCGAGACCCGGGAGCAACTGTCCAAGGCGACATACGACCTCCTGGTGATCGGCGGCGGGATCCTGGGCATCTCCACGGCCTGGCATGCCGCGCAGTCGGGCCTGCGGGTGGCCCTGGTGGACGCCGGCGACTTCGCCGGCGCCACCTCCTCCGCCTCCTCCAAGCTGCTGCACGGCGGGCTGCGCTATCTGCAGACCGGCGCGGTGAAGCTGGTCGCGGAGAACCACTTCGAACGCCGTGCGGTCTCCCGCCAGGTGGCTCCCCATCTGGCGCATCCGCTCACCTTCTACCTCCCCGTGTACAAGGGCGGGCCGCACGGCGCGGCGAAGCTCGGGGCGGGCGTCCTCGCCTACTCCGCGCTGTCGGCGTTCGGTGACGGGGTCGGCCATCTGCTCTCGCCGGCCCGGGCGCGGCAGGACGTGCCGGAGCTGCGCACCGAGAATCTGAAGGCCGTCGCGGTGTACGGCGACGACCAGATGAACGACGCGCGGATGGCGCTGATGACGGTCCGCGCGGCCGTGGACGCGGGGGCCGTGGTCCTCAACCACGCCCGGGTCACCGGGCTGCGGTTCACCCGGGGGCGGGTCACCGGTGCCGAGGTCGAGGACGGGCTGACCGGTGACGAGTTCGGGGTGGACGCGCGGCTGGTGCTGAACGCGACCGGCCCCTGGGTCGACCATCTGCGCCGCCTCGAGGATGCCGCCGCGGCGCCGTCCATACGGCTGTCCAAGGGGGTGCATCTGGTCCTCAGGCGGACCTCTCCCTGGCGGGCGGCGCTGGCGACGCCGATCGACAAGTACCGCATCACCTTCGCCCTGCCCTGGGAGGACATGCTGCTGCTCGGCACCACCGACGAGGTGTACGAGGGCGATCCGGCCGAGGTCACGCCGGCCGAGAAGGACATCGCCCAGATCCTCGACGAGGCCGCCTTCTCCGTGCGCGACCAGCAGCTGAAGCGGGATCTGATCACCTATGCCTTCGCCGGTCTGCGGGTGCTGCCGGGTGGTCCCGGCGACACCGCGAAGGCCAAGCGGGAGACGGTGGTGACCGAGGGCAGGGGCGGGATGCTGTCCGTGGCGGGCGGCAAGTGGACCACCTTCCGGCACATCGGCCGTACGGTGATGAAGAAGCTGGAGTCTCTGCCGGGGCGCCCGCTGGGCCAGGACTTCGAGCCGGTCTCCGCGCTGCCGAAGCGGCTGCCGCTGCCGGGCATCGCCAATCCCCGCGCGGTCGCCCACCGGCTGGTCGCCGACGGTCCGGCGCCCGGCCCGCGGATGGCGCCCGACACCGCGCGGCATCTGGCCACCCACTACGGTTCGCTGGCCTTCGACATCGCACGGCTGGCCAATGAGAACCCGGAGCTGGCCGCGCGGATCCACCCGGACGCCCCGGAGATCCTGGCGCAGGTGGTCTATGCCCGGGACCACGAGTGGGCCGAGACCGTGGACGACGTGCTGCGGCGCCGTACCACGCTGACCGTCCGGGGGCTGGCCACGGGCGAGGTGCGCGGCACGGTCCAGGACCTGCTCGACCGGCGGTAG
- the mshC gene encoding cysteine--1-D-myo-inosityl 2-amino-2-deoxy-alpha-D-glucopyranoside ligase: protein MHAWPASEVPALPGQGRDLRIHDTATGGLVTLDPGPVARIYVCGITPYDATHLGHAATYNAFDLVQRVWLDTKRQVHYVQNVTDVDDPLLERAERDGVDWVALAQQETTLFREDMTALRMLPPQHYIGAVEAIPGIVPLVERLRDQGAAYELDGDIYFSVESDPDFGRVSNLDAAAMRLLSAERGGDPDRPGKKNPLDPMLWMAAREGEPSWDGGSLGRGRPGWHIECVAIALDHLGMGFDVQGGGSDLAFPHHEMGASHAQVLTGEYPMAKAYVHAGMVALHGEKMSKSKGNLVFVSRLRHDGVDPAAIRLALLAHHYRSDWEWTDQVLQDAVARLGRWRAAVSRPDGPPAEALVEEIRDALANDLDAPAALAAVDRWVTLQEESGGTDTGAPGVVSRAVDALLGVAL, encoded by the coding sequence ATGCATGCCTGGCCCGCTTCCGAGGTCCCCGCCCTGCCAGGTCAGGGCCGCGATCTGAGGATCCACGACACCGCGACCGGGGGTCTCGTCACCCTCGACCCCGGTCCCGTCGCCCGTATCTACGTCTGCGGCATCACCCCGTACGACGCGACCCACCTGGGGCACGCGGCGACCTACAACGCGTTCGACCTCGTCCAGCGCGTCTGGCTGGACACCAAGCGGCAGGTTCACTACGTCCAGAACGTGACCGACGTCGACGATCCGCTCCTGGAGCGGGCCGAGCGCGACGGCGTCGACTGGGTCGCCCTCGCCCAGCAGGAGACCACCCTCTTCCGCGAGGACATGACCGCCCTGCGGATGCTGCCACCGCAGCACTACATCGGCGCGGTGGAGGCGATACCCGGGATCGTCCCGCTGGTGGAGCGGCTCCGCGACCAGGGCGCCGCCTATGAACTCGACGGCGACATCTACTTCTCCGTCGAGTCCGACCCCGACTTCGGCAGGGTGTCGAACCTGGACGCCGCCGCCATGCGGCTGCTCTCCGCCGAGCGCGGCGGCGACCCGGACCGCCCCGGCAAGAAGAACCCCCTCGACCCGATGCTCTGGATGGCCGCCCGCGAGGGCGAACCCAGCTGGGACGGCGGCTCGCTGGGCCGCGGCCGGCCGGGCTGGCACATCGAGTGCGTGGCCATCGCCCTGGACCACCTGGGCATGGGCTTCGACGTGCAGGGCGGCGGCTCCGACCTCGCCTTCCCGCACCATGAGATGGGCGCCTCACACGCGCAGGTGCTGACCGGCGAGTACCCGATGGCCAAGGCGTACGTCCACGCCGGCATGGTGGCGCTGCACGGCGAGAAGATGTCCAAGTCCAAGGGCAATCTCGTCTTCGTCTCCCGGCTCCGGCACGACGGCGTCGATCCGGCCGCCATCCGGCTCGCGCTGCTCGCCCACCACTACCGCTCCGACTGGGAGTGGACCGATCAGGTCCTCCAGGACGCCGTGGCACGGCTGGGCCGCTGGCGCGCCGCCGTCTCCCGGCCGGACGGCCCGCCCGCCGAGGCCCTCGTCGAGGAGATCCGTGACGCCCTCGCGAACGACCTGGACGCACCGGCCGCGCTCGCCGCGGTCGACCGCTGGGTGACGCTCCAGGAGGAGAGCGGCGGTACGGACACGGGCGCACCCGGTGTGGTGTCGCGTGCCGTGGACGCGCTGCTCGGTGTGGCCCTCTGA